The following coding sequences lie in one Streptomyces sp. NBC_00510 genomic window:
- the mltG gene encoding endolytic transglycosylase MltG: MTDYGRSPGSEAWHPEDPLFGDQWGQQQPQQHQHQQQQQYSQYQQQHQHPQNHQQHQHPQNHQHPQNQQQHHPQYPQQGGWDPYGDTGQQQQYAYDPQQQYDSWGAPAGYGQDGYGGQQQPDYYGQGGYPPPQRPDQRYPEQQPQYQQQPQQQQPQPQPQQRPQRPRPAEQEAPLWDDEVGAADDHSFFSGADDDEDDEPQPGRNDRRGRAGRGGKTGQGGKKRRSGMACLVVLVVLGGGIAGAGWFGYRYYQSNFGPPPDFAGQGSGEVQVEVPQGASGIQIGNILKKAGVVKSVDAFTAAVSKDPKGNSIQAGVYVLHKEMAASSAVTMMLDPKSQNVLVIAEGLRDVQIYAIIDAKLGLDKGATAKVAEDQVGKLGLPDWADDNKDIKDPLEGFLWPSRYSVGKDTKPADLLRSMVTNAKKQYTKYDVEAKAEKLGLESPLQVVTLASLVQAEGKSDEDFRKMSRVVYNRLKPTNTETNGKLEFDSTYNYLKNQSEINLSLKELRTYDDAYNTYYYRGLPPGPIGNPGAKALAAAMDPEPGKWYYFISLDGHTTKFTETLAEHDKLAREFDKKHNG, from the coding sequence ATGACTGACTATGGCCGGAGCCCGGGCTCCGAAGCATGGCACCCCGAAGACCCTCTCTTCGGTGACCAATGGGGACAGCAGCAGCCGCAGCAACACCAGCACCAGCAGCAACAGCAGTATTCCCAGTACCAGCAGCAACATCAGCACCCGCAGAACCACCAGCAACATCAGCACCCTCAGAACCACCAGCACCCGCAGAACCAGCAGCAGCACCACCCTCAGTACCCGCAGCAGGGCGGCTGGGACCCCTACGGTGACACCGGTCAGCAGCAGCAGTACGCGTACGACCCGCAGCAGCAGTACGACTCCTGGGGCGCCCCGGCCGGCTACGGCCAGGACGGGTACGGCGGCCAGCAGCAGCCCGACTACTACGGGCAGGGCGGCTACCCGCCCCCGCAGCGGCCCGACCAGCGCTACCCGGAACAGCAGCCCCAGTACCAGCAGCAGCCTCAGCAACAGCAGCCTCAGCCGCAACCGCAGCAGCGGCCACAGCGCCCCCGGCCGGCCGAGCAGGAAGCCCCGCTCTGGGACGACGAGGTGGGCGCCGCCGACGACCACTCCTTCTTCTCCGGCGCGGACGACGACGAGGACGACGAGCCGCAGCCGGGCCGCAACGACCGGCGCGGCCGCGCGGGCAGGGGCGGCAAGACCGGGCAGGGCGGCAAGAAGCGCCGCTCCGGCATGGCGTGCCTGGTCGTGCTGGTCGTCCTCGGCGGCGGCATCGCCGGGGCCGGCTGGTTCGGCTACCGCTACTACCAGAGCAACTTCGGCCCGCCCCCGGACTTCGCGGGGCAGGGCAGCGGCGAGGTCCAGGTCGAGGTACCGCAGGGCGCGAGCGGCATCCAGATCGGCAACATCCTCAAGAAGGCCGGCGTGGTCAAGAGCGTCGACGCCTTCACGGCGGCCGTCAGCAAGGACCCGAAGGGCAACTCCATCCAGGCGGGCGTCTACGTCCTCCACAAGGAGATGGCCGCGTCCAGCGCCGTCACGATGATGCTCGACCCGAAGTCGCAGAACGTCCTGGTCATCGCCGAGGGCCTGCGCGACGTGCAGATCTACGCGATCATCGACGCCAAACTGGGGCTCGACAAGGGCGCCACCGCCAAGGTCGCCGAGGACCAGGTCGGCAAGCTCGGGCTGCCCGACTGGGCGGACGACAACAAGGACATCAAGGATCCGCTGGAGGGCTTCCTCTGGCCGAGCCGCTACAGCGTCGGCAAGGACACCAAGCCCGCCGACCTGCTGCGCAGCATGGTCACCAACGCCAAGAAGCAGTACACCAAGTACGACGTGGAGGCGAAGGCCGAGAAGCTGGGGCTGGAGTCACCGCTGCAGGTCGTCACCCTGGCCAGCCTGGTGCAGGCCGAGGGCAAGTCGGACGAGGACTTCCGGAAGATGTCGCGGGTCGTCTACAACCGCCTCAAGCCGACCAACACCGAGACCAACGGCAAGCTCGAGTTCGACTCGACGTACAACTACCTGAAGAACCAGAGCGAGATCAACCTCTCGCTCAAGGAGCTCCGTACCTACGACGACGCCTACAACACGTACTACTACCGGGGGCTCCCGCCGGGGCCGATCGGCAACCCCGGCGCGAAGGCGCTGGCCGCGGCCATGGATCCCGAACCGGGCAAGTGGTACTACTTCATCTCCCTCGACGGGCACACGACCAAGTTCACGGAGACACTCGCGGAGCACGACAAGCTCGCCAGGGAGTTCGACAAGAAGCACAACGGCTGA
- a CDS encoding shikimate dehydrogenase, with protein sequence MPRAAVLGSPITHSLSPVLHRAAYAELGLADWTYDRFEVDEAALPGFLARLGEPPGGGRWAGLSLTMPLKRAVIPLLDEVSDTASAVEAVNTLVLTEDGRRLGDNTDIPGMVAALRERGVGRVGSAAVLGAGATASSALAALAQICDGEVTAYVRSDTRAGEMRQWGERLGVAVRTATWEDAAEALAAPLVISTTPAGTADALAAAVPERPGTLFDVLYDPWPTTLASAWAERGGAVVGGLDLLVHQAALQVELMTGCKPAPLAAMRAAGEAALHHP encoded by the coding sequence GTGCCTAGGGCAGCGGTCCTCGGATCGCCGATCACGCACTCCCTCTCCCCGGTACTGCACCGCGCCGCCTACGCGGAACTGGGGCTGGCCGACTGGACGTACGACCGCTTCGAGGTCGACGAGGCCGCGCTGCCCGGTTTCCTGGCCCGGCTGGGCGAGCCGCCCGGCGGCGGACGCTGGGCCGGGCTGTCGCTGACCATGCCGCTCAAGCGGGCGGTCATCCCGCTGCTGGACGAGGTCAGCGACACCGCCTCGGCCGTCGAGGCCGTCAACACGCTGGTGCTCACCGAGGACGGACGCCGGCTGGGCGACAACACCGACATCCCCGGGATGGTGGCGGCCCTGCGCGAGCGCGGCGTCGGACGCGTCGGCTCCGCCGCCGTGCTCGGCGCCGGGGCGACCGCCTCGTCCGCGCTGGCCGCGCTGGCGCAGATCTGCGACGGCGAGGTCACCGCGTACGTGCGCAGCGACACCCGCGCGGGCGAGATGCGGCAGTGGGGCGAGCGCCTCGGCGTGGCCGTGCGGACGGCCACCTGGGAGGACGCCGCCGAGGCCTTGGCCGCGCCCCTGGTGATCTCCACGACGCCGGCCGGCACCGCCGACGCGCTCGCCGCCGCCGTGCCGGAGCGGCCCGGCACGCTCTTCGACGTCCTGTACGACCCCTGGCCCACCACCCTGGCGTCGGCCTGGGCGGAGCGGGGAGGGGCCGTCGTCGGCGGACTCGACCTGCTGGTGCACCAGGCGGCGCTGCAGGTGGAGCTGATGACCGGCTGCAAGCCGGCCCCCCTGGCGGCCATGCGGGCGGCCGGCGAGGCGGCGCTGCACCACCCCTGA
- the aroC gene encoding chorismate synthase, which produces MSRLRWLTAGESHGPALVATLEGLPSGVPITTEMVADHLARRRLGYGRGARMKFEQDQITFLGGVRHGLTMGSPVAIMVGNTEWPKWEQVMAADPVDPEVLAGLARNAPLTRPRPGHADLAGMQKYGFDEARPILERASARETAARVALGAVARSYLKETAGIEIVSHVVELAAAKAPYGVYPTPADVDRLDADPVRCLDADASKRMVAEIDQAHKDGDTLGGVVEVLAYGVPVGLGSHVHWDRRLDARLAAALMGIQAIKGVEVGDGFELARVPGSKAHDEIVATQDGIRRSTGRSGGTEGGLSTGELLRVRAAMKPIATVPRALATVDVTTGEATQAHHQRSDVCAVPAAGIVAEAMVALVLADAVAEKFGGDSVTETRRNVRGYLDNLVIR; this is translated from the coding sequence TTGAGCAGGTTGCGCTGGCTGACCGCGGGGGAGTCGCACGGCCCCGCACTCGTCGCGACGCTGGAGGGCTTGCCCTCCGGTGTGCCGATCACCACCGAGATGGTGGCGGACCACCTCGCGCGGCGGCGGCTCGGCTATGGCCGCGGTGCCCGTATGAAGTTCGAGCAGGACCAGATCACCTTCCTCGGCGGCGTGCGCCACGGGCTCACCATGGGCTCCCCGGTCGCGATCATGGTGGGGAACACCGAGTGGCCCAAGTGGGAGCAGGTCATGGCGGCCGATCCGGTGGACCCCGAGGTCCTCGCCGGGCTCGCGCGCAACGCCCCGCTGACCCGGCCGCGCCCCGGCCACGCCGACCTCGCGGGCATGCAGAAGTACGGCTTCGACGAGGCCCGGCCGATCCTGGAGCGCGCCTCCGCCCGCGAGACCGCGGCCCGGGTCGCGCTCGGCGCCGTGGCCCGCTCCTACCTCAAGGAGACGGCGGGCATCGAGATCGTCTCCCACGTGGTGGAGCTCGCCGCGGCCAAGGCCCCGTACGGGGTCTACCCCACCCCCGCCGACGTCGACAGGCTCGACGCCGACCCCGTGCGCTGCCTCGACGCGGACGCGAGCAAGCGGATGGTCGCCGAGATCGACCAGGCCCACAAGGACGGCGACACGCTCGGCGGCGTCGTCGAGGTGCTCGCCTACGGCGTGCCCGTCGGCCTCGGCAGTCACGTGCACTGGGACCGCCGGCTGGACGCCCGGCTGGCCGCCGCCCTCATGGGCATCCAGGCCATCAAGGGCGTCGAGGTCGGCGACGGCTTCGAACTCGCCCGCGTCCCCGGCTCCAAGGCACACGACGAGATCGTCGCCACCCAGGACGGCATCCGCCGCTCCACGGGCCGTTCCGGCGGCACCGAGGGCGGCCTGAGCACCGGCGAGCTGCTGCGGGTGCGCGCCGCGATGAAGCCCATCGCCACCGTGCCGCGTGCCCTGGCCACCGTGGACGTGACCACCGGCGAGGCCACCCAGGCCCACCACCAGCGTTCCGACGTCTGCGCCGTCCCGGCCGCGGGCATCGTCGCCGAGGCGATGGTCGCCCTGGTCCTGGCCGACGCGGTCGCGGAGAAGTTCGGCGGCGACAGCGTCACCGAGACCCGTCGCAACGTGCGCGGCTACCTCGACAACCTGGTGATCCGATGA
- a CDS encoding shikimate kinase, with product MSGPVVVLIGPMGVGKSTVGELIALRLGTTCRDTDADIVEAEGRPIADIFVEDGEEHFRALEAGAVRVALAEHRGVLALGGGSILDEDTRKLLAGLPVVFLDMDVAEAVKRVGLDTARPLLAVNPRRQWRELMEARRPLYTEVARAVVSTEGRTPEDVADAVLDALELKNA from the coding sequence ATGAGCGGCCCGGTCGTCGTCCTGATCGGCCCGATGGGGGTCGGCAAGAGCACCGTCGGCGAGCTGATCGCCCTGCGGCTGGGCACGACCTGCCGCGACACCGACGCCGACATCGTCGAGGCCGAGGGCCGGCCGATCGCGGACATCTTCGTCGAGGACGGCGAGGAGCACTTCCGCGCGCTGGAGGCCGGGGCCGTCCGCGTCGCGCTCGCCGAGCACCGGGGCGTGCTCGCGCTCGGCGGCGGCTCGATCCTCGACGAGGACACCCGCAAGCTGCTCGCCGGGCTGCCCGTGGTCTTCCTCGACATGGACGTCGCCGAGGCGGTCAAGCGCGTCGGCCTCGACACCGCCCGCCCGCTGCTCGCCGTCAACCCGCGGCGGCAGTGGCGCGAGCTGATGGAGGCCCGCCGCCCGCTGTACACCGAGGTCGCCCGCGCCGTGGTCAGCACGGAGGGCCGGACCCCCGAGGACGTCGCGGACGCCGTCCTGGACGCACTGGAGCTGAAGAACGCATGA
- the aroB gene encoding 3-dehydroquinate synthase: protein MTEHAAHAPIRIQVGGSAGTEPYEVLVGRQLLGELPGLIGDKAVRVAVIHPEALEATGQALREDLAEQGYEAVAIQVPNAEEAKTTEVAAYCWRALGQSGFTRTDVIVGVGGGATTDLAGFVAATWLRGVRWVAVPTTVLGMVDAAVGGKTGINTAEGKNLVGAFHPPAGVLCDLAALESLPVNDYVSGLAEIIKAGFIADPVILDLIEQDPAAARGPEGPHTAELLERAIRVKAEVVSADLKESGLREILNYGHTLGHAIEKNERYNWRHGAAVSIGMVFAAELGRLAGRLDDATADRHRSVLGSVGLPLTYRGDQWPRLLETMKVDKKSRADRLRFIVLDGLAKPTVLEAPDPGVLLAAYAEISA from the coding sequence ATGACGGAGCACGCCGCCCACGCCCCCATCCGCATCCAGGTCGGGGGCAGTGCGGGCACCGAGCCCTACGAGGTGCTGGTCGGCCGGCAGCTGCTCGGCGAGTTGCCGGGCCTGATCGGCGACAAGGCGGTGCGGGTCGCCGTCATCCACCCCGAGGCCCTGGAGGCCACCGGCCAGGCGCTGCGCGAGGACCTGGCGGAGCAGGGCTACGAGGCCGTCGCCATCCAGGTGCCCAACGCCGAGGAGGCCAAGACCACCGAGGTCGCGGCGTACTGCTGGCGGGCGCTCGGGCAGTCGGGATTCACCCGTACGGATGTCATCGTCGGCGTCGGCGGCGGTGCCACCACCGACCTCGCCGGGTTCGTCGCGGCGACGTGGCTGCGCGGGGTCCGCTGGGTCGCCGTGCCGACCACCGTACTCGGCATGGTGGACGCCGCGGTGGGCGGCAAGACCGGCATCAACACCGCCGAGGGCAAGAACCTCGTCGGCGCCTTCCACCCGCCCGCCGGGGTGCTCTGCGACCTCGCGGCGCTGGAGTCGCTGCCGGTCAACGACTACGTCAGCGGTCTCGCCGAGATCATCAAGGCCGGCTTCATCGCCGACCCCGTGATCCTGGACCTGATCGAGCAGGACCCGGCCGCCGCCCGCGGCCCCGAGGGCCCGCACACCGCCGAGCTCCTCGAACGCGCCATCCGCGTCAAGGCCGAGGTGGTCTCCGCGGACCTCAAGGAGTCGGGCCTGCGCGAGATCCTCAACTACGGCCACACCCTCGGCCACGCCATCGAGAAGAACGAGCGCTACAACTGGCGGCACGGCGCCGCGGTCTCCATCGGCATGGTGTTCGCCGCCGAACTCGGCCGCCTGGCCGGGCGTCTGGACGACGCCACCGCCGACCGCCACCGTTCCGTGCTGGGGTCCGTCGGCCTGCCGCTGACCTACCGCGGCGACCAGTGGCCGCGGCTGCTGGAGACGATGAAGGTGGACAAGAAGTCGCGCGCCGACCGGCTGCGCTTCATCGTGCTGGACGGCCTCGCCAAGCCGACCGTCCTGGAGGCCCCCGACCCCGGGGTGCTCCTCGCCGCCTACGCGGAGATCTCCGCGTAG
- a CDS encoding ATP-binding protein: protein MQHAVGAPLPPPHGGQQAGQPGPPPQPPGTTGHFPMAQGAPVQHPVPPPPQPAAGGGAPFTGTTHGPVAVLLIGAAGAGKTTIARHWADHRGVPTAHISLDDVREWVRSGFADPQSGWNDHSEAQYRLARRTCGFAARNFLANGISCIIDDAVFPDRPVVGLGGWKRHVGPGLLPVVLLPGLDIVLARNAQRSGNRRLSDEEVARIHGRMAGWYGSGLPIIDNSHLDVAAAAAALDGVVTRSLQGPPAW, encoded by the coding sequence ATGCAGCATGCCGTGGGTGCGCCGCTGCCACCGCCGCACGGTGGGCAGCAGGCCGGGCAGCCAGGGCCGCCGCCGCAGCCCCCCGGCACCACCGGCCACTTCCCGATGGCCCAGGGTGCCCCCGTCCAGCACCCGGTCCCGCCGCCCCCGCAGCCCGCCGCCGGCGGCGGGGCGCCGTTCACGGGCACCACGCACGGCCCCGTCGCGGTCCTGCTGATCGGCGCGGCCGGCGCGGGCAAGACGACCATCGCCCGGCACTGGGCCGATCACCGGGGCGTACCGACCGCCCACATCAGCCTGGACGACGTCCGCGAGTGGGTCCGCTCCGGCTTCGCCGACCCGCAGTCCGGCTGGAACGACCACTCCGAGGCGCAGTACCGCCTCGCCCGCCGCACCTGCGGCTTCGCTGCCCGCAACTTCCTGGCGAACGGCATCTCCTGCATCATCGACGACGCGGTCTTCCCCGACCGCCCGGTCGTCGGCCTCGGCGGCTGGAAGCGGCACGTGGGGCCCGGTCTGCTGCCCGTCGTCCTCCTCCCCGGCCTCGACATCGTGCTGGCCCGCAACGCCCAGCGCAGCGGCAACCGGCGCCTGTCGGACGAGGAGGTCGCCCGCATCCACGGGCGCATGGCCGGCTGGTACGGCTCGGGGCTGCCCATCATCGACAACTCCCACCTCGACGTCGCCGCGGCCGCCGCCGCGCTCGACGGCGTCGTCACCCGCAGCCTCCAGGGCCCGCCCGCCTGGTAG
- a CDS encoding aminopeptidase P family protein, giving the protein MSEVHAARRERLRDRCAAAGSAAALVSRPANVRYLTGCAPPGTVLLVGPGPEDVLVHHRHPSGDLAEGRLPDDVRAVVLSGPDGDPAVTAAALAADRKAEALAVEEHHLTVARHRAVGSAAPGVRLSDLGSAVEQLRLVKDEQEISALRIAAEIADQALSELLESILVGRTERHLALELERRLIDHGADGPAFPTCVGTGPHSGAARHLPTDRRVEEGDFLTVCLGACYRGYRCEVGRTFVIGTSPADWQIELYDLVFAAQRAGREALAPGAACRDVDHAARHVLESGGHGEALGESTGHGVGLEIGEDPRLSPSAMGKLDACVPVTVEPGVHIPGRGGVRIDDTLVVRPPTDGGPELLTITTKELLAL; this is encoded by the coding sequence ATGTCCGAGGTGCACGCTGCCCGCAGGGAACGCCTCCGGGACCGCTGCGCGGCGGCCGGATCGGCGGCGGCGCTCGTCTCCCGTCCCGCCAACGTCCGCTACCTGACGGGCTGCGCCCCGCCGGGGACCGTGCTGCTCGTGGGGCCGGGTCCCGAGGACGTGCTGGTCCACCACCGCCACCCGTCCGGCGACCTGGCCGAGGGCCGGCTCCCGGACGACGTGCGGGCCGTCGTCCTGTCCGGCCCCGACGGCGACCCGGCGGTCACCGCCGCCGCGCTGGCCGCGGACCGCAAGGCGGAGGCCCTGGCGGTCGAGGAGCACCACCTCACCGTCGCGCGGCACCGCGCCGTCGGCAGCGCCGCGCCGGGCGTACGCCTCTCCGACCTCGGCTCGGCCGTGGAGCAGCTCCGCCTGGTCAAGGACGAGCAGGAGATCTCCGCGCTGCGGATCGCCGCCGAGATCGCCGACCAGGCGCTCAGCGAGCTCCTGGAGTCGATCCTGGTGGGCCGCACCGAACGCCACCTCGCCCTGGAGCTGGAGCGCCGCCTCATCGACCACGGCGCCGACGGCCCGGCCTTCCCCACCTGCGTGGGCACCGGCCCCCATTCGGGCGCGGCGCGCCATCTGCCCACCGACCGGCGGGTCGAGGAGGGCGACTTCCTCACCGTGTGCCTGGGCGCCTGCTACCGCGGCTACCGCTGTGAGGTGGGGCGCACCTTCGTCATCGGCACCTCGCCCGCGGACTGGCAGATCGAGCTGTACGACCTGGTCTTCGCGGCCCAGCGGGCCGGTCGTGAGGCCCTCGCACCAGGCGCCGCCTGCCGCGACGTGGACCACGCGGCACGCCACGTACTGGAGTCCGGCGGCCACGGCGAGGCCCTGGGGGAGTCCACCGGACACGGCGTCGGACTGGAGATCGGCGAGGACCCGCGGTTGTCCCCCTCGGCCATGGGTAAACTGGACGCTTGCGTGCCGGTCACCGTCGAACCGGGAGTCCACATCCCGGGCCGTGGCGGTGTCCGCATCGACGACACACTCGTCGTGCGTCCACCGACGGACGGCGGGCCCGAGCTACTCACCATCACGACCAAGGAGCTGCTCGCCCTGTAG
- the efp gene encoding elongation factor P — protein sequence MATTNDLKNGLVLKLDGGQLWSVVEFQHVKPGKGPAFVRTKLKNVLSGKVVDKTFNAGVKVETANVDKRGMQFSYKDGESFVFMDMDTYDQVYITPEVVGDAAHFLLEGFEAVVAMYEGSPLYIELPAAVELVIEYTEPGVQGDRSTGGTKPAKLETGYEIGVPLFITTGEKIKVDTRSGEYLGRVTS from the coding sequence GTGGCCACCACGAACGACCTCAAGAACGGCCTCGTGCTCAAGCTCGACGGCGGCCAGCTCTGGTCCGTCGTCGAGTTCCAGCACGTCAAGCCCGGCAAGGGCCCCGCCTTCGTCCGTACGAAGCTCAAGAACGTGCTCTCCGGAAAGGTCGTCGACAAGACCTTCAACGCCGGCGTGAAGGTCGAGACGGCCAACGTCGACAAGCGCGGGATGCAGTTCTCCTACAAGGACGGCGAGAGCTTCGTGTTCATGGACATGGACACGTACGACCAGGTCTACATCACCCCCGAGGTCGTCGGCGACGCCGCCCACTTCCTCCTGGAGGGCTTCGAGGCCGTCGTCGCCATGTACGAGGGCTCCCCGCTCTACATCGAGCTCCCGGCCGCCGTCGAGCTGGTCATCGAGTACACCGAGCCCGGCGTCCAGGGCGACCGCTCCACCGGTGGCACCAAGCCCGCCAAGCTGGAGACCGGCTACGAGATCGGCGTCCCGCTCTTCATCACCACCGGTGAGAAGATCAAGGTCGACACCCGCTCGGGTGAGTACCTCGGCCGGGTGACCAGCTAA
- the nusB gene encoding transcription antitermination factor NusB, which produces MAARNKARKRAFQILFEAEQRGVSPKTAMADWIRLARTDDRQPPVSEYTMQLIEGYAERARRIDELLSKHAVGWTLDRMPVTDRNILRLGAYELIWEDDVPDAVVLDEAVQLAKEFSTEESPSFVNGLLARLKELKPSLRDD; this is translated from the coding sequence GTGGCCGCTCGTAACAAGGCCCGCAAGCGCGCCTTCCAGATCCTCTTCGAGGCGGAGCAGCGGGGTGTCAGCCCCAAGACCGCCATGGCGGACTGGATCAGGCTCGCCCGGACCGACGACCGGCAGCCGCCGGTCAGCGAATACACGATGCAGCTCATCGAGGGCTACGCCGAACGGGCGAGGCGCATCGACGAACTGCTGTCGAAGCACGCCGTGGGCTGGACCCTCGACCGGATGCCGGTGACCGACCGGAACATCCTGCGGCTCGGCGCCTACGAGCTGATCTGGGAGGACGACGTCCCCGACGCCGTCGTCCTGGACGAGGCCGTGCAGCTGGCCAAGGAGTTCTCCACGGAGGAGTCGCCCTCGTTCGTGAACGGCCTGCTGGCCCGTCTCAAGGAGCTGAAGCCCAGCCTCCGGGACGACTAG
- a CDS encoding transcriptional regulator, producing the protein MSSDYAKQLGAKLRAIRTQQGLSLHGVEEKSQGRWKAVVVGSYERGDRAVTVQRLAELADFYGVPVQELLPGSAPGGAAEPPPKLVLDLERLSQVPSDKAGPLQRYAATIQSQRGDYNGKVLSIRQDDLRTLAVIYDQSPSVLTEQLISWGVLDADARRAVQHEEG; encoded by the coding sequence ATGTCCAGCGATTACGCCAAGCAGCTCGGAGCGAAGCTCCGCGCCATCCGCACACAGCAGGGACTCTCCCTCCACGGTGTCGAGGAGAAGTCCCAGGGCCGCTGGAAGGCCGTGGTGGTCGGTTCCTACGAGCGCGGCGACCGCGCCGTGACCGTGCAGCGCCTCGCCGAACTCGCCGACTTCTACGGCGTTCCGGTCCAGGAGCTGCTGCCCGGTTCCGCGCCCGGCGGTGCCGCCGAGCCGCCGCCGAAGCTCGTCCTCGACCTCGAGCGACTGAGCCAGGTGCCGTCCGACAAGGCCGGTCCGCTGCAGCGCTACGCCGCGACCATCCAGAGCCAGCGCGGCGACTACAACGGCAAGGTGCTGTCGATCCGCCAGGACGACCTGCGCACCCTCGCCGTCATCTACGACCAGTCGCCCTCGGTCCTGACCGAGCAGCTGATCAGCTGGGGCGTCCTCGACGCGGACGCACGGCGCGCGGTGCAGCACGAGGAGGGCTGA
- the pyrR gene encoding bifunctional pyr operon transcriptional regulator/uracil phosphoribosyltransferase PyrR has product MTVIGSDPVRPVLEAPDIARVLTRIAHEIVERAKGADDVVLLGIPTRGVHLARRLADKLDVITGGKVPVGSLDITMYRDDLRLGPPRALARTEIPADGVDGRLVVLVDDVLFSGRTIRAALDALGDIGRPRAVQLAVLVDRGHRELPIRADYVGKNIPTSLRETVKVHLTEEDGRDCVLLGVRDGSPADE; this is encoded by the coding sequence ATGACCGTCATCGGTTCCGATCCGGTCCGGCCCGTCCTCGAGGCCCCGGACATCGCGCGGGTGCTGACCCGCATCGCGCACGAGATCGTCGAACGCGCCAAGGGCGCGGACGACGTGGTTCTCCTCGGCATCCCCACCCGCGGGGTCCATCTGGCCCGCAGGCTCGCCGACAAGCTCGACGTCATCACCGGCGGCAAGGTCCCGGTCGGCTCGCTCGACATCACCATGTACCGCGACGACCTGCGGCTCGGCCCGCCGCGTGCGCTCGCCCGCACCGAGATCCCGGCCGACGGGGTGGACGGCCGGCTGGTCGTCCTCGTCGACGACGTGCTCTTCTCCGGCCGCACGATCCGCGCCGCCCTCGACGCGCTGGGCGACATCGGCCGCCCCCGCGCCGTGCAGCTGGCCGTCCTGGTCGACCGCGGCCACCGCGAGCTGCCCATCAGGGCCGACTACGTCGGCAAGAACATCCCCACCTCGCTGCGCGAGACCGTCAAGGTCCACCTGACCGAGGAGGACGGGCGCGACTGCGTCCTGCTCGGCGTACGCGACGGCTCCCCGGCGGACGAGTAG
- a CDS encoding aspartate carbamoyltransferase catalytic subunit: MKRHLISAADLTRDDALLVLDTAEEMARVADRPIKKLPTLRGRTVVNLFFEDSTRTRISFEAAAKRLSADVINFSAKGSSVSKGESLKDTALTLEAMGADAVVIRHHMSGAPHRLAYSNWIGGSVVNAGDGTHEHPTQALLDAFTMRRHLSGPGRDLAGRRITIVGDVLHSRVARSNVLLLGTLGAEVTLVAPPTLLPIGVENWPCEVSYDLDAVLAKSDAVMMLRVQRERMNAAFFPTEREYSRRYGLDGLRMAALPEHAVVMHPGPMNRGMEITAEVADSPRCTAVEQVKNGVSIRMAVLYLLLGGAEPAVSAPAPARTEENNQA, encoded by the coding sequence ATGAAGCGCCACCTGATCTCGGCCGCCGACCTCACCCGTGACGACGCCCTCCTCGTGCTCGACACGGCGGAGGAGATGGCCCGCGTCGCCGACCGCCCCATCAAGAAACTGCCGACCCTGCGCGGCCGCACGGTCGTCAACCTCTTCTTCGAGGACTCGACCCGCACCCGCATCTCCTTCGAGGCCGCCGCCAAGCGCCTGTCGGCCGACGTCATCAACTTCTCCGCCAAGGGCTCCTCGGTGTCCAAGGGCGAGTCCCTGAAGGACACCGCCCTCACCCTGGAGGCCATGGGCGCCGACGCCGTCGTCATCCGCCACCACATGTCCGGCGCCCCGCACCGGCTGGCGTACTCCAACTGGATCGGCGGCAGCGTCGTCAACGCCGGCGACGGCACCCACGAGCACCCCACGCAGGCCCTGCTCGACGCCTTCACCATGCGCCGCCACCTGTCCGGCCCCGGCCGCGACCTGGCGGGACGCCGCATCACCATCGTCGGCGACGTGCTGCACAGCCGGGTGGCCCGCTCCAACGTGCTGCTGCTGGGCACGCTCGGCGCCGAGGTCACCCTGGTGGCGCCGCCCACCCTGCTGCCGATCGGCGTCGAGAACTGGCCCTGCGAGGTCTCCTACGACCTGGACGCGGTGCTCGCCAAGTCCGACGCCGTCATGATGCTGCGCGTCCAGCGCGAGCGCATGAACGCCGCCTTCTTCCCCACCGAGCGCGAGTACTCCCGCCGCTACGGCCTCGACGGCCTGCGCATGGCCGCGCTGCCCGAGCACGCCGTCGTCATGCACCCCGGCCCGATGAACCGCGGCATGGAGATCACCGCCGAGGTCGCCGACTCGCCGCGCTGCACCGCGGTCGAGCAGGTGAAGAACGGCGTCAGCATCCGCATGGCCGTCCTGTACCTGCTGCTCGGCGGCGCCGAGCCCGCCGTCTCCGCCCCCGCCCCCGCCCGCACCGAGGAGAACAACCAAGCATGA